The Halostella limicola genome includes the window GGGTCGACCTCGCGGCGAGCGACCGACTGCTCGACGACGCCGAGGCCGTCGTCGTGGAACTGGCCGGCTCGGACCTGGCGGCGGACTGGCGCGACCGGATCGAGGCGGAGCGCGTCGCCGTCGACCACCCGCCGGACGACCACCCGGGACTCGCCAGCGCGTACCGATCGGGAGCGGCGCATCTCCTCTCGTTCGACGAGACTCTGCGCTCCGCGAAGACGGGGCTCTCGCTACAGCCGTATCAGGGGCTCTCGGTCCGCACGCCGGACGCGTTCGCGAAAATCTTCGACGCCGCGAGCCTCTACGAGGCGACGCGGGACGGCGAGTACCCCGGGCCGGACCGGGACCCGCGAGCCTAAGCCCCGGGCGCCGTCGCGGACCGCTCCTCGCCGTCGCCGTTCTCGTCGACCACGACGACCTCGCCGTCCTCGACCCTGACGTTGATGAGCGTCTTCGCCTCGTGGCCGCTGCCCGCGAGCGCGTTCTCCCCGCCGACCTTCTTCATGACGGCGACGACGTCGACGACCTCGGCCCCGATCTCGTCGAGCGCCTCGGTGATCGCCCGGAGCGTCCCGCCGGTCGACAGCATGTCGTCGAGCAGCAGCACGCGGTCGCCCTGGTCGACGTCGTTGATGTACATCTCGCTCTCGCTGTAGCCGGTCTCCTGGAACAGCGCGACCTCGCCCTCGAGGCCGTACTGGCGCTTGCGGATGACCACGAGCGGGATGTCCGTCGTCAGCGAGACGGCGGTGCTGATGTGGATGCCCATCGCCGCCGGCGTGACGATCTTGTCCACGTCCTCCAGGTCCGCCTTCCGGATGATCCCGTTGACGACCTCCCGGAGGAGCCCGGGTTCGAGCATCGGGACGCAGTTGCTGATCGGATGCACCAGGTACTCGTAGCCGCCCTCCTTCTCGACGATGGGGGCCTCGTGGAGGGAGCGCCGGAGTTTATCCATGCCGGGTGTACTCGACCTGAGAGAAAAAGCTACTGGTCGGTCGGACTCACCGTCCCGCTAACCGAACGGTCTCACTCCCCCGCGAGCCAATCCGCGAACTTCGCTAGCGCCCGCCCGCGGTGCGAGATGGCGTTTTTCTCCGCGGTGCTCATCTCCGCGAACGTCTTCCCGTCGTGTTCGAAGACGGGGTCGTAGCCGAACCCGCCCTCGCCGCGTGGGGCGACGATCCGCCCGCGGACGCTCCCCTCGAACGTCTCGGCCGTCTCCCCGTCGTAGTACACGAGCACGGTCCGGAACGCGGCCTTGCGGTTCTCCTCGGCCTCGGCCAGCCGCCAGACGCGCTCGATGCCGAGGGTGTCCTCGACGAACGCGGAGTACGCCCCCGGGAACCCGTCGAGCGCCTCGACGAACAGCCCGGTGTCGTCGACCAGCACCGGCTCGTCGTCCTCGGTCGCATCGAACGTCTCGCGCGCGCCGTACCGCGCGATTTCCGCCAGGTCGCCCTGTATCTCGGTGTAGTCGTAGTCGACCTGCTGGACGCGATCGTCGAGGTACTCGCGGGCCTCCGCGACCTTCCCCTCGTTGCCGGTGACGAAGCGGATCATACCCGACAGCGCGGCCCCCGCGGGAAAATAGGCGTCGGTCCCGAGTTACGCTGTCCGACTCGCGGCGGCCGGGAGCGCGGCGCGAGGCCGCGCGCCGAGCGCCGCGCGACCCGGGGAGGGCAGGCTATCGTCAAGCTCTGCACCCGCGAGCGCCGTCAGGCACGAGCGGAGCGACGACTGAACGGAGCGCAGCGAAGTGAAGGAGGAGTGGTTTTGATCGAGCTTTTGCCGAGGACTGCGAGCGTGTCCGACTCCGGCGGACCGCTCGTCACGCCGCAGCGCAAAAGGTCGTCTTCAGTCCACGATGACTTCGACCGGCTCGTCCTCGGCGTCGCGCTCGTCGCTGCTCTGCTCGTTCCACAGCAGGGCGCCGGCGACGGCGAGGACGACCCAGGAGCGCCAGCTGGCGAGGTTGAGGGTGTACCCGATACCGAACGGCTTCTCGACCAGCATCCCGTCGTCGGGCTGCCAGTACGCCGAGAGGAGGCGGCTCATGCTGGGGCGCTCGAAGTTGTACGGTACGCCGAGAAGTTCGCCTGACTTCGGCTTGTCGGCCATACGAGACGTTACGACGGGCGCGAACAAGAACGTACTGGTGAACCGCGGCGGGGATGCGGGGGCGGCGGCGCGAATCGGGGGCCGATCCCCCCGCTACTGGTACCGGCCGCGCCCCTCGACCGCGCGCAACTGGTCGAGGACCGCGTCGTCGCCGCGCTCGGCGTACGCCGCCTCGAACGCCGCCCGGAGCGGGGCGGGGTCGTCGGCCGTCCCGTCGACGCTCTGCTCGAAGACGTGCAGGTCCATCGCGAAGTCCTCGGCGTCGTCGGTGTAGTAGCCCAGGCCGAAGTCGATGAGGTACGTGCGCTCGCCGTCGACGCGGACGTTGCGGGTGGTCGGGTCGCCGTGGACGAACCCTGCCTCGTGGATCGCCGCGAGGTGGCGGCCGACGTCCCGAACGCGGTCCACGGAGAGCGCCGCCTGCAGGTCGGCGTCGCCGACGGTCTGGAGGACGAGCGTCCCCTCCCGAACGTCGACGTCCCGAACGACCGGCGTGGGGACGCCCTGCCGCCGCGTGGCGCTCGTGAGGCGCGCTTCGAGCACGGTGCGGTCCCGGCGGAGCCGGTCGTCCAGGTCGGGATGGCGGTACGCCTTCGGCACGCGGCGCTTCGTCACCCGGTCGTCGCCGACCTCGACGACCGCCTCGGCTCCCTGCCGCTCGCGGCCCTCCGGCGGCTGTCGGCGGACGCTCTCGCCGGCGCGCCAGGTCACGGGGACCTGGTCCGGCCGGAAGTCCGGGCGGACCCGGGACTCTTCGACCGCGATCGTGTCGCCCGCCTCGTACATCGTCGCGCCGAGCACCGCGATCATCCCGGCGTTGTCGCGGAGAAAGCGCGGTTCGGGCGCGTAGAACTCGGCGCCGCGCTGCTCGCACATCGCGGCGAGCATCTCCCGGAGGCGGTCGTTCTGCCCGACGCCGCCGCCGAGGACGAGTTCGTCGCTCCCAGTGAGCGACAGCGCGCGCTCGGCGACCTCGGTGAGCATCGCGAAGACGTTCTCCTGCAGGGAGAAACAGACGTCCTCGACGGCCTCGCCGTCGTTCTCAGAACTCTTCGAGTTCTGATGTGCTCGGGAATCGCCATGCGATTCCCGACCGTCGACCGCCTGCTTCGCGGCGCTCATGATCCCCGAGAAGGAGAAGTCCATCCCCTTCACGACGTACGGCAGGTCGATCAGGTCGCCGCCCTTCGCGCGCTCCTCGACCTTCGGCCCGCCGGGGTGTGACCAGCCGAGGTGGCGGGTGAACTTGTCGATGGCGTTGCCGACGCCGGTGTCCATCGTCTCGCCGAGCACGCGGTACCGGCCGTCGTGGAACCCGAGCACGTGGGCGTTCGCGCCGCTGGCGTTCAGACACACCGGCGAGTCGAACCCCGACCGGTGGCGACCGATCTCCAGGTGGGCGACCATGTGGTTGACGCCCACCAGCGGCACGTCGAGCGACTGCGCCAGCGCGCGGGCGGCCGTGCCGACGGTACGCAGGCACGGTCCGAGGCCGGGCCCGCGCGAGAAGGCGACCGCGTCGATGGGGCCGTCCGCGTGGTCGAGCGCGGTCTCGACCACCTCGGGAATGGCCTTCGACATGTGCTCGGCGGCCTCGCTCGGGTCGATGCCGCCGCTCTGGGGCTGGTAGGGGTCCGTCTCGATAAACGTGGTATCGGTCTCGGCGTCGTACACCGCGGCGCTCGCGGCCCACGCGGTGCCCTCGATGCCGAGGACGCGGAGGTCGCCGCTCACGGTTTACCCCGGGTAACCGGCCGCGGTTCCGCGACGAGTCTCGCGTCCCCGCGGGGCATCCGCCTTACTCCCACTCGGTGTAGCCGCACTGGCCGCAGTGGTAGCGGTCGCCGTGGTCCGCGAGGAACGTGTCGCCGCAGCGGGGGCACATCTCGCGCTCGGTCGTGCCGTCGTCCTCGTAGAGCTCGTGTCGCGCCATCTCAGGCCTCCTCCGCCGTCTCTTCGTCGGCGACGATCTTGTTGCGCTCGAGCATGTGGTCCTGCTCGACGTCGCGGGCGTGGTCGGCGGACTCGTAGACCTTCGCCTCGCCGACGGTCTTGCGCATCCCGAACTTCGTGTCGAGGTTGCGGACGACGACCTCCTCGGCGTCCTTGTTGAGCTTCGCTGCGAGACTGTCGCGGACGGAGAGCCGAGAGGGCGTGGCTTCGTCGTGGACGAGTTCGAACGTCACGTCGGTGCGGTGCAACATCGGGTTCTCGTCTTCTTCGATGATATCGACGTCCATGGTGTGATCAGTTACCTCTTACTTCTCCTCGAAACGGGTAAAAGGATTTCGAACGACCTTTTTCGCGCTCGGGGTCGCGCGCGGAGCGAGCGAATCTCTCGCCCCGAAAAGCTCGCCCCGAAAAACTCGGGGCCTCGCTCCGTTCGGCCGCGCGAACCGCTCACTTCGTTCGCGGGTGTTCCGTGCAGTTGACAACCGCTCCGCGGTGATGGACACGAACCGCTACGCCAGCAGTTCCAGCGCGCGCTCGCCGTCGCCGTCCATTCGCAGCAGCAGTTCGCGGAACTGCGCGCGAGCGTCCTCGTCGACGACCACGTGGACCATCCCCTCGTCGGGCTGGCCGTAGACGACGCTCGCACCGTCAGGCGCGGCGACAACGGCGGGCAGCGTGGCGAGGTCCTCCTCGCCGTCGACGACGATGGTCGTGGGGCGATCGCTGGCGATCGCGTCGCGAAGCGCCGTGAGCAGGTCCGCCGTGAGCGTGGCGGCGGGGTTCTCGACGGTGACGGTGTCGACCGCCGCCCGATCTACCTCCTCGCTCTCGATCGTCTCGCTGACCTCGCTGTCGACGGCCTCGCGCTTCGTGCGGCCGTCGACGACGGCGACGTCCGGGGTGCGGCCGACGCGTTCGAAGTGGTAGGTGACGATGTCCCCGACGGCGACCAGCGGTCCGGTCACGTCCGCGAGGACGCGCTCCGGGTCGGTCTCGACGGGGCCGAACGGGTCTTTGAACGCACCGCGGAGGTCCTCCGGCAGCGCCAGGAGGGGGTCGGCGTCCGACGCCGGCTCGTCGGTCGTCACGCTAGCGGACCTTCAGGGCGTACGCGCCCTCCTCGTCGACTTCCATCTCGGTGGCGATCTGGCTGGTCTCGGGGTGTGCGATGTACACGTAGCCGGCCCAGTCCTCGGTGAGGCTGCTCGACCCGCACGAGGGGCAGGTCTCGACGTTGGGTTCGACGACGCGGTGGCACTCGCGGCAGACGAGGCGGTCTTCCGCCATGCTCACTCACCCGTCGCGGCCTGGCGCTTCTGGCGCTCCTCTTCGAGCCACCCGTGCTTGCCGAGGCCGACCTGCTTCGCGGTCAGCCCGATCTTGCTGTCCCGGGGGTTGCGCTCGTCGATGCTCTTGGTGACGATGCGCGCCCGGACGGCGTCCTCGACGCCGAGCGTGCGGTTCGACTCGTTCGAGGCGAGCTGCTGGTTCTCCGCGTCGAACGCGAGGTACTCATCGGAGATCTGCGAGACGTGGAGCAGGCCGTCGACGGGACCGATCCCGACGAACGCGCCGAACTCCACGACCTCGACGACGTTGCCGTCGACGACCTCCTGCATCTGGGGGTCGTACGTGACGGCGTCGAACTCCGCCTCGTAGTAGACTCCCGGTCGGTTCGGGAGGACCGTTCCCTCCCCGATGTCGTGGACGTTGACGACGCTGACGACGCTGCCAACGTCCTCGTCCATCCGGCCCTCCAGCTTGTCCTGGAGGAGGCGTTTCACTAGCTGTGGCGTGACGTCTGCGAGCTCCTTCGGAGGCACCTCGACGGTGTCCTTGAGCCTGACCCGTTTGTACATGGATTATGGTTGAGTGACTGCAAGTTTGTTCTTGCCCCTTAAACCAATTACTGGGACGCCCGCGTCGAGCACGCGGTCCTTCAGGGGCTTGTCGTTCGTGACGACGTAGTCGACGGTGCCCTCGCGGGCGAGTTCGACGATGGCGTCGTCGGCGTACGATTCTTCCGTGTGGAGGAGGAGACAGCGGTCCGTCGCCAGGTCGTGGCCGACGCTCGCGGCGATGCCCTCCTCGCCGCCGGTGTCCGAGAGCTTCCGCAGCTCCTCGGCGACCGCCTGCGGCGCGACCGGTTCGTAACCGGTCAACAGCCGGTCGAGTTCGTCGAACAGCCGCACGTCGAGTTCGACGGGCATCATGAGCGCGTTCGTGTCCAGGGCGACGGTCGTCATCTACCCCGTGAGCGTGCCGACGCCGATGAGCCGCCAGCGAGCGCCGATGCGGCGGTTGATCGCGATCTTCGCGCCCTCGGGGGCGCAGACGGGCCGCTTGAGCGCGACCTCCGCCTCGTCGCCGCGGGCGCTGGTCACCGACCCGACGGTGGTCGCCGTGCCGATGGTCATCATCAGCGGTTCGCCGGTGCTGATGTCGTCGACCTCGCCGCCCTCCATCTCGCCCACGACGCGGTCGAGCAGGTCGACGTCCATCGTGAACGACTCCCAGGTCGGTGGGAGCGTTCCGGGCGGACCGGCCATCTGGCCGGCCAGCGCGTCGCCTTTCGTCAGGCTGGGGTCGAGCCCGGTGCCGACGCCGAGCAGGCCGCCGGGGAACACCTCGTCGGCCGACTCGCCGCCCGCCTGGAGCGAGCGGATCGTCGTCGTGATCGGCCGGTACTCGGACTGGCCGCCCTCCTCGACCTCGCGGCCGGGACGGATCTCGATCTCCTCGTCGTTCTCGAGACGGCCCTGCACGAGGCTACCGCCGAGAACGCCGCCCGAGAGATCGTTCCAGGTCGTCCCCGGTCGGTTGATGTCGAAGCTGCGCGCGACGTGCATCCGAGCGTCCTGCTCGGGGTCGCGCTCGGGCGTCGGGATCTCGCGCTCGATGGCGTCGATGAGGAGGTCGACGTTGACCTCCTGCTGGGCGCTGATCGGGACGATTGGCGCCCCCTCGGCGACGGTGCCCTCGACGAACTCCTGGATCTGCTCGTAGTTCTCGCGGGCCTGGTCGGCGTCGACCAGGTCGACCTTGTTCTGCGCGATGACGATGTTGTCGATGCCGATGATGTCGAGCGCGCTCAGATGCTCCGCGGTCTGCGGCTGTGGAACGGGTTCGCTCGCGCTCACGACGAGCACCGCGCCGTCCATGATCGCGGCGCCCGACAGCATCGTCGCCATCAGCGTCTCGTGGCCCGGCGCGTCGACGAACGAGACGGTGCGAAGCACCTCCGTGTCGACGCCGTGTTCCGAGCACGTCTCCTCGACGGTGAACGCTTCGGGCTCGTCGCCCTCGGGACAGCGGCGGAACGTCGCGTCCGCGTAGCCGAGGCGGATCGAGATCCCCCGCTTCATCTCCTCGCTGTGCTGGTCCGTCCACTCCCCGCTGAGCGCCTGGACCAGCGTCGTTTTGCCGTGGTCGACGTGGCCGACGAGTCCGATGTTCACCTCCGGTTGCTGGTGTGTTCCTGGCATGAAACCTCCTGAAAGTAATCTTGGTACAGTTTCGCCCCGAACGACTGATAAACCTACTGTTCTCTGCGCGTCTCGCTCCCCCGTCGGGCGCTACCACGCACCGCGAGGCGGAGGGCGGGGCGGATCGCTGACCACCGACACAGTTCTGTGCGATCTGCGTCGCTGCGCGTCGAAAACGCGGCAAATGTAACGCATCCTACATAACTGTAATTGAGCTAACGCTTTAGGGGGTAGCAACCGATGGCGCACGTATGAGCGAAGCGAGCGAAGCCGGCGAACCCGACCTCCAGCACTGCGAGGACTGCATGACGCCGGCGGAGGCGTTCTCCGTGATCGGCAACGAGACGCGCCTGTCCATCCTCGAAGCCCTCTGGAAGGCCGACGAGCGGCCGGTGAGCTTCTCGGACCTGCGGAAGGCGGTCGGCATGCGCGACAGCGCGCAGTTCAACTACCACCTCGACAAGCTCCGCGGGCAGTTCGTCCGGAAGACCGACGACGGCTACGGCTTCCGCCACGCCGGGTGGGCGGTCATCCACGCGGTGCAGGCCGGGTCGATCAACGAGCACCCCCGGATCGAGCCGTTCCCCGTCGAGGGCGACTGCGCCGACTGCGGCGAGGGCCTGCAGGCGAGCTACGACGACGAGCGCATCGTCGTCGACTGCGCGGACTGCGGGCGGATCCACGCGGACTACCCGTTCCCGCCGGGCGGCCTCGACGACCGCACCACCGACGAGGTGATGGCCGCGTTCAACCAGCGCGTGCGCCACCTCCACTGCCTGATGGCCGACGGGGTCTGTCCGGAGTGCTCCGGCACCGTCGAGACGAACATCGTCCGCGACCCCGCGAAGTTCGACCTCGACGTGGCGGTCCGCCACGAGTGCCGGCGCTGTCGCCACCAGCTCACCACGTCCGTCGGGCAGGTCCTGCTCGACCACGCCGAGATCGTGTCGTACTACCGCGACCACGGGATCGACCTGAATCAGGTGCCGTTCTGGACGCTCGACTGGTGCACCGACGACGAACACACCGTCGTCCTCGACGACGACCCGTGGCGGATCCGGCTTGAGATCCCCGTCGACGACGAGACCCTCTCGCTCACCGTCGACGCGGACCTCGTCGTCGTCGGCGTCGAGCGCACGCCCGTCGAGGGCGAGGGAGCGCGGTCGACCGCCTGAGCGGCTGAAACGAATTTCAGTAAGGCGGCCTACAGAAATGTTTTTCAGATTACACTTTTGAGGGTGGCGGTCCTCTGTCCAAGTGAGAAGGGAGATGACCGCGAAACCCACTGCCGCACGTCGCGACCGCAGCAGCACCGTTCGAACGCCCGCACCGACCGGGAGCCTCGCCGACCTGGTCCGCGCAGCCAAGCGCACCGTCGCCGGCCTGCTCGCCGCCGCCTTCGCCGCGCTCGTCGTCACCGGAGCCGTCGCGTTCCTCACCAGCTTCGAGGGGGCGTACGCCTTCGCGCTGGTCGCCGCCGTGGCGCTCGCGTTCGGCACCGCGTGGGCGCTCCCGTTCCTCGTCGTCCGCGCCGTTACCGCCGCGCTCGTTCGCCTCGACGGCTGATCCCGCCCTTTTCTTGACCCCTGACGACCCGACCCGCTGTTTCGTCTTCTCTCTATCCGCCGTCGCCGCGAGCTGAGTCGCCAACTCGGTTCCGGCGCACCGAACGCTGCTCCCGGGAATTTCGAGAAACCGGCAATCTCTAGTTAGGGCTAGTGAATATATAGTTTAGACTCGTCTAATTCATGTATGGTATCGATCCGCACGCTGACGGGCAGCAGTAGCTCCGGAGCGGTAACCGACGGCGGCGGAGGCGAGCGGATGTGACTGACGTCGACTACGGCGATGCGGCGAGGCTCACGTCGGCGCTAGAGGACCGGCTGACCGCGGCGATCGCCGGGGACGGTGTGAGCCGGCGAACGGTTCTCGGCGGCCTCGGGGTCGCCGGGAGCGCCGCGCTCGGTCTCTCCGGGCCGGGTGCCGCAGGCGGCGGCCACGACGAGGATGGACACGGGAACTTCGGGGCGAAAGGGGAGTACGACGACCGGTCCTTCGACCCGCACGAGTACCTCCGGACGTTCAACACCGGCCACGAGGGGCGGGACGGGGTGAACGAGGGCGTGTACGAGGAAAACGGGCGGACCGTCCGGCACTTTACGCTCACCGCGGTGGACACGACGATCGAGATAGCGCCGGGCGTCGAGTTCGAGGCCTGGTCGTTCGACGGGCAGGTCCCGGGCCCCACGCTTCGCGTCGTCGAGGGCGACCTGATCCGCGTCACGTTCCGGAACCGGAGCCGGCACGCGCACACGATCCACCCGCACGTGAAAAACGTCGACCCGGGGATGGACGGCACGCCGCAGACCGGTCCGGGCGTGCTCGACACCGACGAGGCGTTCACCTACGAGTGGGAGGCCCAGCCGGCGGGCGTCCACTTCTACCACTGCCACTCCCTGCCGCTGAAGGAGCACCTCCACCGGGGGTTGTACGGTGCGATCGTCGTCGACCCCGACCCCGACCGCGTCCGCGAGAACCCGCGGGAGTACGTCTCCGGACACCACCCCGTCTCCGACGAGTACGCGGCCGAACTCGTCGATCGGGCGAAGACGCGCAACCACGAGTACCCCGAGAACGACCGCTACGACGAACTCGTGATGGTGATGAACGGGTTCGACACGAACTTCGACGGCGAGAACGAGGTGTACGCCGCCAACACCCGTGCGTTCGCGTACGGCGTCGGGTCGACCGACGGGAACGGTGAGTGGGAGGAGGGCGAGACGAAACGCCCCATCCAGATCGACGGCGAGGGGCGCCAGCGGGTGTACCTGATCAACGCGACGGAGTTCGACCCCATCAACTCCTTTCACACCCACTCGCAGTTCTTCGACTACTACGACCACGGGACGACGCTGGAACCGACGCACGGCACCGTCGACACGGTCATGCAGTGTCAGGCGCAGCGGGGCGTGATCGACCTGGACTACGGCGACCACGAGCCGGGGCTGTACATGTTCCACGCCCACCAGTCCGAGTTCGCCGAACTGGGCTGGATGAGCTTCTTCGAGGTGGTCTGAATGGCGGGCGACGACCTCTCTGCGGACGGCGGGACCGCCGCCGACCGCGCCGACTCCGTCGGCGTCCCGCTCGGACTCCCCCGGTGGGTCGCCGCGGCGGTCCCGCTGGTGCTGCTCGCGCTCGTGGTCGCGTGGTTCCTCGTCGCGCCGCCGCTCGGAGGCGTCCAGTCCGGGGAGCCGCTCCCCGACGTGTCGGTAAGCCACGCCACCCTCCCGGACGACGGGAGCGTCGTGTTGCACGTCGTGAACAACGGTCCCGACTCGGTGACCGTCTCGCAGGTGCTCGTCGACGAGGCGTACTGGCAGCACGCGGTGACGAGCGGGGGCGAGGAGGTGCGCACGCTCTCCCCGGGCCAGAGCGCGGAGATCCGCATCCCGTACCACTGGCAGCCGGGGTGGGACCTGGAGGTGGCGATCGTGCTCGCCGACGGGACGACGGTCCACCACGACGTCGTCGCGCCCCAGCCGACGCCGGGGATGACGGCCGGGACGCTCGGGACGCTCGCGGTCGTCGGCCTGTTCGTCGGGGTGATCCCCGTCGCCCTCGGCATGCTCTGGTTCCCGTTCATGCGGAGCATGAGCGACCGCCGTCTCCACGCGGTGCTCGCCTTCTCCGCCGGCGTCCTCGCCTTCCTCGGCTTCGACGCGGGCTTCGAGGCGTTCGAGGTCGCCGAAAGCGTCCCCGGCGCCTACGAGGGGCAGTTGCTGGTCGTCCTCGGCGTCCTCGGCGCGATGCTCGTCGTCCAGTCGGTCACCGCGCGGACCGACGAAGGCGGGCGGAGCGCTCTCGCCGTCGCGTACGCGGTCGCCGTCGGCATCGGCCTCCACAACCTCGCGGAGGGGCTCGCGATCGGCAGCGCGTTCGCGCTCGGCCGGGCGTCGCTCGGCGCGTTCCTCGTCGTCGGCTTCATGATCCACAACGTCACCGAGGGGCCGGCGGTGGTCGCGCCGGTCGCCGGCGACGACCGACCCCCGCTCCGTCACTTCGTCGCGATCGGCGCGATCGCCGGCGCGCCGGTGATCCTCGGCGGCTGGATCGGCGGGTTCGCGTACTCGCCGACGCTCGGCGCGTTCTTCCTCGCGGTCGGCGTCGGCGCCATCGCGCAGGTCGTCTGGGAGATCGCCGGCATGGTCCGCGACCGCGGGGGCCGCGTCGGGAGCCCGACGAACGCGCTCGCCTTCCTCGGCGGCCTCGTCGTGATGTACGCGACCGACCTGCTGGTGATGCTCTGATGGCGTCCCGTCGGGCGTTCCTCGCGGCCGCCGGGGCGACCGTCGCAGCCGGCGTCGCCGGCTGTTCGAGAGCCGGCGACGATGCGACGGTCCGCACGACCGACGCGTTCGCGTTCGACCCCGAGTCCCCGACGGTCGCGTCCGGCGGAACGGTCACGTGGACGAACGAGAGCGGCGTCGGTCACACCGTCACGGCCTACGAGCGGCGGATACCCGACGGCGCCGACTACTTCGCGAGCGGCGGTTTCGGCTCGGAAGCGGCCGCCCGAGACGACGTCGAGGGCGGCATCGTCGACCCCGGAGAGACGTACGAGACGACGCTCGACGCGGCCGGCGAGTACGAGTACTTCTGCGTCCCGCACGAGGGGTCGGGCATGACCGGCGTCGTCGCCGTCGACTGACCGCGAGCCTTTTTTCGCCCGCGCCCCTCCCTTCTCCCGTGCGAGAGTACGGGTTCGAACTGGCCCTGTGTGCCCATCTGGAGGACGACGAGACGCTCGTCGCCCGACAGCTCGGCGGCGGCGTCGCCGCGCCCGCGAACCGCGTGCTCGACGTCGTCGCCGTCGCCCCCGGCCCCGAGTTCGAGGACCGGACCCGGATCACCCCGGAGCGTATCCCGGCACCAGCCGTCGAGAGCAACGTCGGCCCCGGCCGCTTCCGGTACTGGAAGGACGCCTTCGACTGTCACCCGGACCGCGCCCGGGGCGCCGTCGACCGCGCCGTCGACCTCGGCTTCTTCGAGCGCGAGCGCCGCGGCGGTCGCGACTACGTCCGACAGGTGGCCCGTTACCCCGACTGGTTCGGGGGGATACGCGCTATCGAGAACAAGCCCGACCTCGGCGCGCCCGGCGACCTCTACACGCAACTCCGCAAGGACGTGAGCCTCGCGCTGGTCGACGAGGTGGTGCTCGCCACCGAGAGCCACGTCACCCGCGCCCACCTCAACCGCATCCCCGACGAGGTCGGCGTCTGGCGGTTCGACCCAGACGAGGGGGTCGAGGTGATCCGCGAGCCAGCCCCGCTCCCGACCGACGAGACGGGGATCGAACTCATCGAAGAACGACCCGGACGCACGGAGGTGCGACCGATAGACGCCGACGAGAAGGCGCGCTACCGCCGCCGTCTCGCCGAGCGCGCCTACGGCAAGGGCTGGCGCCCCCGCGAGCTGCCCGCCTGCGAGCGCGCTGCCGCGACCGCCGTCGACGGCGGGGACGGCCTGCCCTACTGCGCGTGGAAAGGGCGCGTGGTCGACCCCGGGAGCGAGTGCGGCGGCGACTGCGACGGCCGCGTCGCCGCCGACCCGCCGGCGTTCGACCGCGAGAGAGAGCGGGCCGCGCGCACGCCGTGGGTCGCCGACCCCGACGGCGCCGCCCGGCGTCAGGCCGGCCTCGACCGGTTCACGGACTGATCGGCATCGGATTCCGGGAGAAGTACGGTTCGAAGAACGTTCGCTGCGGGTCGGGTTACGACTCGGCCTCGCTCAGCCAATCGGGCTCCTCGACCTCG containing:
- a CDS encoding DUF7384 family protein translates to MTDPDPTRVVADADVLAADLLVGGAAREALDHVRRHSWVDLAASDRLLDDAEAVVVELAGSDLAADWRDRIEAERVAVDHPPDDHPGLASAYRSGAAHLLSFDETLRSAKTGLSLQPYQGLSVRTPDAFAKIFDAASLYEATRDGEYPGPDRDPRA
- the hpt gene encoding hypoxanthine/guanine phosphoribosyltransferase codes for the protein MDKLRRSLHEAPIVEKEGGYEYLVHPISNCVPMLEPGLLREVVNGIIRKADLEDVDKIVTPAAMGIHISTAVSLTTDIPLVVIRKRQYGLEGEVALFQETGYSESEMYINDVDQGDRVLLLDDMLSTGGTLRAITEALDEIGAEVVDVVAVMKKVGGENALAGSGHEAKTLINVRVEDGEVVVVDENGDGEERSATAPGA
- a CDS encoding XTP/dITP diphosphatase, with product MIRFVTGNEGKVAEAREYLDDRVQQVDYDYTEIQGDLAEIARYGARETFDATEDDEPVLVDDTGLFVEALDGFPGAYSAFVEDTLGIERVWRLAEAEENRKAAFRTVLVYYDGETAETFEGSVRGRIVAPRGEGGFGYDPVFEHDGKTFAEMSTAEKNAISHRGRALAKFADWLAGE
- a CDS encoding DUF5808 domain-containing protein; amino-acid sequence: MADKPKSGELLGVPYNFERPSMSRLLSAYWQPDDGMLVEKPFGIGYTLNLASWRSWVVLAVAGALLWNEQSSDERDAEDEPVEVIVD
- a CDS encoding bifunctional N(6)-L-threonylcarbamoyladenine synthase/serine/threonine protein kinase, coding for MSGDLRVLGIEGTAWAASAAVYDAETDTTFIETDPYQPQSGGIDPSEAAEHMSKAIPEVVETALDHADGPIDAVAFSRGPGLGPCLRTVGTAARALAQSLDVPLVGVNHMVAHLEIGRHRSGFDSPVCLNASGANAHVLGFHDGRYRVLGETMDTGVGNAIDKFTRHLGWSHPGGPKVEERAKGGDLIDLPYVVKGMDFSFSGIMSAAKQAVDGRESHGDSRAHQNSKSSENDGEAVEDVCFSLQENVFAMLTEVAERALSLTGSDELVLGGGVGQNDRLREMLAAMCEQRGAEFYAPEPRFLRDNAGMIAVLGATMYEAGDTIAVEESRVRPDFRPDQVPVTWRAGESVRRQPPEGRERQGAEAVVEVGDDRVTKRRVPKAYRHPDLDDRLRRDRTVLEARLTSATRRQGVPTPVVRDVDVREGTLVLQTVGDADLQAALSVDRVRDVGRHLAAIHEAGFVHGDPTTRNVRVDGERTYLIDFGLGYYTDDAEDFAMDLHVFEQSVDGTADDPAPLRAAFEAAYAERGDDAVLDQLRAVEGRGRYQ
- a CDS encoding 30S ribosomal protein S27ae; protein product: MARHELYEDDGTTEREMCPRCGDTFLADHGDRYHCGQCGYTEWE
- a CDS encoding 30S ribosomal protein S24e, whose product is MDVDIIEEDENPMLHRTDVTFELVHDEATPSRLSVRDSLAAKLNKDAEEVVVRNLDTKFGMRKTVGEAKVYESADHARDVEQDHMLERNKIVADEETAEEA
- a CDS encoding GTP-dependent dephospho-CoA kinase family protein, translated to MTTDEPASDADPLLALPEDLRGAFKDPFGPVETDPERVLADVTGPLVAVGDIVTYHFERVGRTPDVAVVDGRTKREAVDSEVSETIESEEVDRAAVDTVTVENPAATLTADLLTALRDAIASDRPTTIVVDGEEDLATLPAVVAAPDGASVVYGQPDEGMVHVVVDEDARAQFRELLLRMDGDGERALELLA
- the spt4 gene encoding transcription elongation factor subunit Spt4, which encodes MAEDRLVCRECHRVVEPNVETCPSCGSSSLTEDWAGYVYIAHPETSQIATEMEVDEEGAYALKVR
- a CDS encoding DNA-directed RNA polymerase, translating into MYKRVRLKDTVEVPPKELADVTPQLVKRLLQDKLEGRMDEDVGSVVSVVNVHDIGEGTVLPNRPGVYYEAEFDAVTYDPQMQEVVDGNVVEVVEFGAFVGIGPVDGLLHVSQISDEYLAFDAENQQLASNESNRTLGVEDAVRARIVTKSIDERNPRDSKIGLTAKQVGLGKHGWLEEERQKRQAATGE
- a CDS encoding PIN domain-containing protein codes for the protein MTTVALDTNALMMPVELDVRLFDELDRLLTGYEPVAPQAVAEELRKLSDTGGEEGIAASVGHDLATDRCLLLHTEESYADDAIVELAREGTVDYVVTNDKPLKDRVLDAGVPVIGLRGKNKLAVTQP